From the Microtus ochrogaster isolate Prairie Vole_2 unplaced genomic scaffold, MicOch1.0 UNK580, whole genome shotgun sequence genome, the window AACAGCAGTAACTGGCCTGTATGAGAACAGACAGTGTGGGCCCTGGAGGCTGAGTAAGGGAGTGATTAGGCCAATTGACAAAGTTGGGTTGTAAcagaaaacttaaattttttcttgTTCCCAAAGCACTTGACTTCAGGCTGTATATAATCATAGAAGAGATTCCACGGGCAAGAAAGAGAACCACACACGACAAACTGAAGGCCAAATGTGAGATCAAGTAACCTCTTTGGGCTTGGTTGCATGTACACAATGAGAGTACCTTCAGGTTTGACACTAGAAACTTTCTCCTGAAAACAGGCCAAAGACCCATCTGTAGGACAGAGCTGGGCATGAGGAAGGGGCAAAGGAGATTCAAAGAAGCTGAACCAGGAGTGGAAGATGAAATTGTAAGAAGATGCACAATATCATAACCTATTAAGGAAATACCAAACACTTGTCAATGCATGAGATAGTAATTCTCCCCTTGGGGTGTTCAATGGTCAAGGCTGAAAGGCTGCTTGGGNNNNNNNNNNNNNNNNNNNNNNNNNNNNNNNNNNNNNNNNNNNNNNNNNNNNNNNNNNNNNNNNNNNNNNNNNNNNNNNNNNNNNNNNNNNNNNNNNNNNNNNNNNNNNNNNNNNNNNNNNNNNNNNNNNNNNNNNNNNNNNNNNNNNNNNNNNNNNNNNNNNNNNNNNNNNNNNNNNNNNNNNNNNNNNNNNNNNNNNNNNNNNNNNNNNNNNNNNNNNNNNNNNNNNNNNNNNNNNNNNNNNNNNNNNNNNNNNNNNNNNNNNNNNNNNNNNNNNNNNNNNNNNNNNNNNNNNNNNNNNNNNNNNNNNNNNNNNNNNNNNNNNNNNNNNNNNNNNNNNNNNNNNNNNNNNNNNNNNNNNNNNNNNNNNNNNNNNNNNNNNNNNNNNNNNNNNNNNNNNNNNNNNNNNNNNNNNNNNNNNNNNNNNNNNNNNNNNNNNNNNNNNNNNNNNNNNNNNNNNNNNNNNNNNNNNNNNNNNNNNNNNNNNNNNNNNNNNNNNNNNNNNNNNNNNNNNNNNNNNNNNNNNNNNNNNNNNNNNNNNNNNNNNNNNNNNNNNNNNNNNNNNNNNNNNNNNNNNNNNNNNNNNNNNNNNNNNNNNNNNNNNNNNNNNNNNNNNNNNNNNNNNNNNNNNNNNNNNNNNNNNNNNNNNNNNNNNNNNNNNNNNNNNNNNNNNNNNNNNNNNNNNNNNNNNNNNNNNNNNNNNNNNNNNNNNNNNNNNNNNNNNNNNNNNNNNNNNNNNNNNNNNNNNNNNNNNNNNNNNNNNNNNNNNNNNNNNNNNNNNNNNNNNNNNNNNNNNNNNNNNNNNNNNNNNNNNNNNNNNNNNNNNNNNNNNNNNNNNNNNNNNNNNNNNNNNNNNNNNNNNNNNNNNNNNNNNNNNNNNNNNNNNNNNNNNNNNNNNNNAAGCAGCTTTTCAAGAAGCTGGGTATACAGCATGCAGAGCAGGAAAGGCCCGCCAGTGCTGGACCCTCCTGTGAGCTGGCCACTGGCGCCAAGGGCAGGAAGGCATGCAGGCCCCACAGCGGTGAAAGTGCCTGCAGCCCCTTCCACTGGGATGCGCATCACCCAGATGGTGCACACTCCATGGGGAGTGGCGGGATGGGGTGTGTGGGCTCATGTGCTATTTATCTATTCCAGGGACTCTACCTAGAAGAGGTATTGCTTGCCCAGCTCTGTCACTAGACTAGGTCCAGATAGGGACTCACCAGGGCAAAACCCTCAGAGTCCCTGCTCCCTGGCCTTGATCAGGAAACAGAGCTGGAGGGGGCAACACAGATTTTTGGTGCCCTTCTGTGGAGACCCCTGAGCACTCTGTCCCTTGTGCCAGGGGCACAgatgtgtggtggtggggggggtcaGCAGCCGATGACGTCACCAGTGACCGGACCGATGATGTCACCTGAGGTCCCAGGCTGAGACAGCCTTCTCACGTGACCCTCCTGCACCAATGGCCTGGCTAGTCCACTTCTGGAGGACTAGGAGGTAGAGGATCCGCGCTCCAGTGTCACCACACCCCCGCGCTAAATCTGCACTGCAGAGAGCAGCGTTAAACTCGCATCTGTACACTGGTCTACCTGAGTGCGCAGCTATAAGGCTAGAGAGAGCaagggagctggctggtgggagaaCCTGGAGAACAGCCCGGGGAATCCTTGCTGTGCGATTGAAGGAGAAAGGATTCTGCTCCTAGAAGGTACCAAATTCTGGGAGGGTATTACTGGCCCTGACAAACCCCCTCTCAACCCGCACGCCTGCCTGGATTGGACTGCAGGGAGGTGCTGGGGAAGGCCTGTGTCTGAGGCACGGGGTGGGATGCAGAAGCATCATGTAAGGCAGTGGTTCACAATATCCCTAAtgctacgaccctttaatacagttctttgtgttgtggtgaccccctcaCACAACCATAAAACTTATTTCCATggctacttcatacctgtaattttgctactgttgcaAATCATAAGGTAAATACCTGTGTTTCCCAGTGGTCTTTGGAGATCCCCGTGAAAAGGTCGCTTGACCCTGAAGGGTCACGaagcacaggttgagaacctctgctctagggCTAGTGGATGAgaaggggctggggtggggaagacATTAACCTCCTCTTTCCGTTTTTTGTTTCCAGGCTGTGGAGAGCTAGGCTGGTGGTCTTCCTGAGTCCTAGCCTAGGCTCCTATCCCAACCTGACGTGCTTCTGGGGAAACTGTTTCCGGCCCCTAGTGTGAGCTTTGCTAAATTTTCAGATTATGGCGGTGGAGATGCTCCAGGACTGGTGCAGGTGGATGGGTGTCAGCTCTCGTGGGGGCTTGCTTATCCTGGGCATCCTGGAGGACTGCAGTGAAGCTGAATTCCAAGGGGCCCTGCAGGCTGCCCTGTGGCCCATGGGCCACTTTACTGTGCTTGGAAAAGTGTTTCGTGAGGAGGATAATGCCACTGCAGCCCTGGTTGAGCTCGACCAGGAAGTCAACTATGCTTTGGTCCCAAGGGAAATCCTAGGCACTGGGGGGACCTGGAACGTGGTCTTTGTGCCCAGTTGCTCCAGCGAGGCGCTTCTTGATCGTGTTTTCCACTTCTTGGAGCAACAGGGGGAGACAGTGGACAGTGTACCTGGAGACCCAGGTCTGGAGTTGGACAGAGTGTGCAGGCTCCAGTCAGTTAGTCAGNNNNNNNNNNNNNNNNNNNNNNNNNNNNNNNNNNNNNNNNNNNNNNNNNNNNNNNNNNNNNNNNNNNNNNNNNNNNNNNNNNNNNNNNNNNNNNNNNNNNNNNNNNNNNNNNNNNNNNNNNNNNNNNNNNNNNNNNNNNNNNNNNNNNNNNNNNNNNNNNNNNNNNNNNNNNNNNNNNNNNNNNNNNNNNNNNNNNNNNNNNNNNNNNNNNNNNNNNNNNNNNNNNNNNNNNNNNNNNNNNNNNNNNNNNNNNNNNNNNNNNNNNNNNNNNNNNNNNNNNNNNNNNNNNNNNNNNNNNNNNNNNNNNNNNNNNNNNNNNNNNNNNNNNNNNNNNNNNNNNNNNNNNNNNNNNNNNNNNNNNNNNNNNNNNNNNNNNNNNNNNNNNNNNNNNNNNNNNNNNNNNNNNNNNNNNNNNNNNNNNNNNNNNNNNNNNNNNNNNNNNNNNNNNNNNNNNNNNNNNNNNNNNNNNNNNNNNNNNNNNNNNNNNNNNNNNNNNNNNNNNNNNNNNNNNNNNNNNNNNNNNNNNNNNNNNNNNNNNNNNNNNNNNNNNNNNNNNNNNNNNNNNNNNNNNNNNNNNNNNNNNNNNNNNNNNNNNNNNNNNNNNNNNNNNNNNNNNNNNNNNNNNNNNNNNNNNNNNNNNNNNNNNNNNNNNNNNNNNNNNNNNNNNNNNNNNNNNNNNNNNNNNNNNNNNNNNNNNNNNNNNNNNNNNNNNNNNNNNNNNNNNNNNNNNNNNNNNNNNNNNNNNNNNNNNNNNNNNNNNNNNNNNNNNNNNNNNNNNNNNNNNNNNNNNNNNNNNNNNNNNNNNNNNNNNNNNNNNNNNNNNNNNNNNNNNNNNNNNNNNNCTTGCCTAGGCAGGAGAACATAAGGCAGAGGACCCCATCCTGTACCAGCCTAGAAGTATTGGTGAAGGGTCAGCCCTAAAGTAGAGGAGAGGGCCTGCAGATATCTGCTATACCCCCTGCCTGGGAGAGATTGGGGAGAAACAGTCTCTTATAAGGGTCCTGACTGCCTGGCTCTTCTACCCAGTTAGCATCTCCAGGCAGGTTTATGACACTGCCTTGGGAATCTCATCCTTATCTGTTCTACTCACAGTGACCCAGGTATTCAGTGAGTACACACTTTCATACTAGCTCTCCCATCCATCACACCCTAGGCAAAGTATATCAGTACCTGACTTACCCTGCTAGCCACTACCATAGCCCAGCTTGTGTTGCGAACTTCCATGCCAGCCAAGGCCCTATTTGCTCTGCTCCTATCTCGTGTTGTGTATTCCTGGACCGCTTTCTTGATATACTTACAGGCCAGCAACTTGCTGCTTGTTCCCTGCAGATGTATGTGTTCTTACCTGAGAAGGTGCTCTACAGAGATCCCAAGACACGCTCttggaaacaacaaaaaagtgtgGGTGATGGCAATCAGCAACTGGCTGATGCTCATCTTGTGACTGATTACAATCTGGGGTGGGCACGAAGACCTGGACTAAGGATGGATGGGCTCGGAGAACCAAGATTCAATGTTCCACTCTTGTTGTTACTTTTGTTATTACTTGTGACAACAGTTCTTCAGTTTGGCAAGATGTTCCTTTCAGTGCTTTCCAGTGTCCAGAATAATTCAGGATCACCCTACAGTGGGCAATTCTTCTAGAGAGTTCCCCCAAAAGAAAGACCACTTCCAGATGCCATCATTCTGTAAAGAGGTGTATCAGGGGtccctgggaaggaagaagctgaggcaagTAGGCCTCAGTATGGCCAGTAGATGAGATCCTTTCTAATGAATCACAGAGTAGGAAAAGGTGGGACCTGTGGCCTCTAACAGCTGGGGGAAGTTCTGTGCTGTCATCCCCCTGCCTTCAATGACTACATAAATATATCTGTTCAATAAATTTCATGGATGGTCTTTCTTGGCTTGGACTGGACTGGAGCAAGATTGATTTATGTACAAGGCAAGAACATGAAGGGCTGTGGGGGTGGCAGGGGGGCTTGGATTGGTAAAAGCAGGCTGACCATGTGTATGGGGGCAGTGGCTATCTGGTTTCAGTGGGGAGGCACTTCAGGANNNNNNNNNNNNNNNNNNNNNNNNNNNNNNNNNNNNNNNNNNNNNNNNNNNNNNNNNNNNNNNNNNNNNNNNNNNNNNNNNNNNNNNNNNNNNNNNNNNNNNNNNNNNNNNNNNNNNNNNNNNNNNNNNNNNNNNNNNNNNNNNNNNNNNNNNNNNNNNNNNNNNNNNNNNNNNNNNNNNNNNNNNNNNNNNNNNNNNNNNNNNNNNNN encodes:
- the LOC113455886 gene encoding paraneoplastic antigen-like protein 6B, whose product is MAVEMLQDWCRWMGVSSRGGLLILGILEDCSEAEFQGALQAALWPMGHFTVLGKVFREEDNATAALVELDQEVNYALVPREILGTGGTWNVVFVPSCSSEALLDRVFHFLEQQGETVDSVPGDPGLELDRVCRLQSV